GTGGCTTCCTATTCCACAAGCAAAAAGCCAATTAACCAACTCATTCCCCAGTGCAGGAGTTTCTTTGCATCTAAGCTCCTATCTCCTGTTTTGTTGCATCTCAAAACATTTAAAAAGGGCTAGTAAATGATCCTAGTATACTGAACCACAAGAAACAGCTAATTCCTACTTTATGAAGGTGCATAATCAACAAAAGCATACAGGTATGAGCATGTACAATACATGAGGATAATATTTCAAACTTGACCTCCTTTTGAAACAATCTACATGAAAATGGATCACTCAGTCTGGTGGAATAACCTGGTTAGGCATTTCCAATTTCTTGTGCCATTTGAAAGTTTGGTGTGTCAATTAGATGTTGGGAGAGTTCATTTCCCCTGAATGTTCATTCCTACAAAATCCATACGTGCCCAATTCTGGAATGAAACCGCAAAAAGCCTATTCCAATTACACAGGCCAAagacaaccccccccccccctcccaaaaaaaaaaaaaaaaaaacttaagcctttgaagaacatattatGTATTATTGTTTTCACTCTTACATTTCATTGTTAAAAATCTCACATTCTCCCATATGGTTCTGGTTAAAAATCATGTCAACTATTTTAGATAAGACACCTAGCTACTTTAGTTAAATTATGGGGCTATTCGCAGTATTCCAAGGGAAACCAGCTTTATCAGAACGATTAACATCATTGGTGATTGTctcaaagaaaattgaaaaacaaaatttgaaagaaaatttATCCAAATATATCTATCGTGTTCCATAGACTTAAGATGTACAGTGTTATCACATTATGACTTTTCATAATGTTCTCCAAAAAATAAGGATTTTCAAGATATATCAGCTCATATTTTAATCAATTAGCACTAATTCATGTCATTTTGACTTCCCTAGCAAACTGTAGAATAAGGACATGTATTCTGATCCTTTTCCAGTAAAAAACATATCTAGCATCTAAACTTGCAAAACAGCACATAACTAAAGAAATAATGGTGCAAGGGGGAGTAGAAAAAGGAGAGAGTGTATAGGATTCTTGCTCAAAAAATAGACACCTTGCATAACAATAAAATGACAATGTTATGAAAGTAAGCCAACTATGATCCAGATGGACGTTTTCATGATTGAAACCTACCTCATATTTCTGAACCAAAGATGCCCACAGAGATTTGCATTGTCCTGGGCTTCGACTTATTCCACCAGATAACAAATTGGAAGATATTTCTTCCCAGAGAGCCATTCGACCCTTGACAACTTGGAATCTGTTATGAAGTTCCCCACGCATTCGAATTAGCTTTTTGATCTCTTCAGGCTTCCATTTGTTTCGTTTCACAGACTTGGAAGACTTAAGTTCCGATTTTGGTAGGCCTGAATCAAGCTCACCGCTGTCTATTTCTGAATTTTCATAGTGTTCCTTCTGTAACTGCAAGCTGGTATTACCTTCTTCCAACACATTGTTTGTTGGTATTTGTacaaatgatttccaaaagttgTCTGATTCTGCACCATTTGAAGAGAATGCCTTCGATGATGTAGAAACTGAATTAGCTTCATCCTTGGATCGCAGTTTATCAAAATCCATCTCATTATCTGCAATcatcaaaagtcaaataaaggTTTAGAAACTTTAGATCATTTGAGAAGAATTGAGGACAGATGACCAAATCTGCTAGTCTGGTACTATATCATGGTCACTAGGTTGATAAACAGTAGTTATAAATAAACTTTAACACATAAAGGCACATGGAGTGCAGATATCTGCAAAAGCATAAGAACCAGAAAAGTAGTTTATGGTCAAATTTATTCAGATTGCTGAACATATCTTGTCCTTGTTATAACCGTCTCTTATTCTTGGCCTTTCTAATCGAGCATAGGAAGAGAGACCTCTAAATAGCAGAAAGCGGCAGAAAAATACTAGTGATGGTGGGCCAACTTTTATGAAGTTGATTGACAAGACACTTTCCACGATTAGACTGCCTATTGCTATCAGAAAACGTTGCCCAGAAACACAAAGATGAAGCAGTGAAATCTGGCCGTCAATGCTACACCTCAACTCAACACATAAGCCTtttcaaaaccatttgaaattGGCAGCAGTGTTCCAGCTCTTTCATTCAGCTTGGCATAAAGCTAACTCATTTGTCCGCCACAAGTTTCACCATTTACACCACTTTTATTTCCTTTCCTTCACGAGAATTGTACTTCTTAGTAACATATACATGTCATTAGATTTTTACAGTTGACAATAGTAAATGCCTCCTACATGCTGTGTGAGAGCAGAGCCAATCATAAAGCTTGTGTAGACAGAACATGCATCACTTTCTTtgataagaaaaaagaaaaggaaacaaaaccTTCTAAATCTTGTTGCATGATGCTTCTTAAGTGTGCATGGCTGTCACTGTCATCAACCTCCTGTGCCCCATTAGGTCGTCGCTTTCTTTGATGCCCATCAACTGCTTTTCTCAATGTTGAAATTCCTAAACCCACACGTGACCTTTCCGATAGCTTTCCATTTATGTCATCAGCTAGGACTCCTGCTGGGTTTTCTAAAGCTATTGCAATGACTTCAGGTCTTTTGCTACTATATTTCCTAACTACTTTTCTCAGAACTTCGGAAACAGTCCTCTCCATGTGAACCAGAGGTGAGCTTACAGGACAACTTGATAGTGCAGCATGTGCAGCTTTGTGCAGTGCATCTAAAAGTTTTCCTTTGTCAAGCCATAAGCAACGTGTTGTAATTTTTATCTTCCCTTTTAGTGTTTTCTCCGTTAGACTGTTTGAAGCCTGGGGGCGTAAAATTTCCATACTGCAAGAAAAAATGAGAATTATCAATCTTCCACTGCAAGTTAAAGAAAATTAAGCCTTTTCAGGTGTCTTGCACAGTTTACCTGATGACTATAATACCATCTGATGCTATCCTAAGTCTCTCATCAATGCAAAGCTCGGTAGATGTCCCAAATGCTTTGTCACCATCACTATACATCAACTGCAATTTCAACAGTATGTAAGCAAAACTTAACTGTTAAAACATCTGGATTATCTGAAAACTGAAAAGCAAATCCATTTTGATTACAGGGTGCAACTATTTGTTTGCTTTGCAGTGTGTTCGTACATGTGTTAGCAGGTTTGAAAGAGATAACCACCTGTAGGTTTTCTTTCCCCAGGGAAGTGAAACCATTAGATAGAACTCTTCTGTTCCTCAGGTGTGAGACACCAAGCATCTCTCCATTCTTTATGACCTGATTTGATAAAATAGCCATTAACCAGACTCTATGAAGCTACCCGACAGTAGGTACACACCAAGCCTACACAGAACAGTTAATGGCACATAGCAAGCTGCACTACATTAGAAGAAAATTACTGTCACAGGACTATTTCTTTACAAGTCCTGCAAGAGCTTTTTGATCCTTCATCCACCTTATAAAAGTGCAAGGACTGGATTTTCTTAGGCTAACAAACCATCACCGAAAATCCGTTACATTTGCTGAGGATGGTTCTCATGGTTAATTGTGCTGTCAGTGCAAGACCATGGTTAATTGTGCTGTCAGTGCAAGAGACTATGTAGAAAGCAACCTTCTTCTTGATGTTAATATCACCTAACACTAGGAACAGTGCTAAGCAACAATAAAATCATTACTTACCACAGTATGCCGAATGCCAGTTGATTTTCCCAACAATTCATGCTCTTTTAGGAATAAAAGCTCCCCATGAATGGGTAGAAAATGTTGTGGCTTCACAATTTTAAGCACTTCATCCTTCAAGAACGAAAGTCAATTCAGTGTTTCATGACCACACAAGTTTAAAGTCCAATATTAATAGAACAAACTAAAAAAGGAACATACAGTAATTGCTATCAACGTTATTCACAAATCTCGTAGTTACCAAAATGTTGAACAAAAATCACAAATGAAAAGACAAAGACCTGCGATGCTTTACTACATCTCAATCATATTAATATAATTCATTACAACTATCCCTAGTATCAAATCATATCAAAAGGAACTCAAATGATACAATCATTTCTCAAACTCTAAAAAATGACAGCACATAAAAGATGAGGTGCTCTGACTTAGATCAGtatcaaaagtttttttttttttttaagaaaaagaggcaaaaaaagATTTCTGCATGATGATCATCTTACCAATTCTTCACGATGAGCATGACCAGACGAGTGCAAGTACTCATTCTTGCCCATCACAATAGCTGACCCTATTTCTGATATACGATTAAGCATTTTCATCACCCGAGTTTCGTTACCAGGTATAACCtataataaatcatataaacaatgaAAACCACAAATATATACAGCAGAACCTTGCGGAAAGATTAACAAAAAGTAAAGCTTTAACATGACGATTTAAATATCCAACCAGGTCATCATTGTACAAATACTAGGCAAACAAAGACACATCTGAAAAGGGATGGTAACATCTAGCATGTCATCTGAAGCAATCGACATCTTAAAAGGAACTTAAGTCAGAAACGCTGAaccaaaaaattgactaaaaggTCAATGTCAACATGTAAGGTATGTTTTGACACAGTCTATAACTTTTTCATGTCAAATTTCATCCGAGGAAGTGACAAACTGCCCTCAAAATTAGGATTCAAGTTGAAAGGAGGAGTACATATACTCCAGTTTGAACAGATGACTCAAAAGTTTGCTTAGCCAGAGTAATTCATTCAACAACTCTGAAACTGCATCACGTTGCGAGATATACTAAACTCAAATCAACATCAACCCTGTTGCTCCATCAATAGCTATACCGAAGAAAGCCGCATCAGACATagttagtatagttaggttcCCAGTACACCGCATCCATAATAATGACCCCTCAACGAAATGACAATTTTCCGagattttcacaaaaaaaaaatgtgtcttTAAGAATTCGTTCTCTAATTAAACCGGCCGCTTCATGATATTATTATGATACTTATGTCACCACGGATGTGTTGATATCTGCCATATCTAAGCCTcctcttccttctttttcttcttattgATTTCCTTTGCATGCTCACTTTGTTACCAGAAGAAGATTAGCAGTTATCAGAATAAAAAATGTTTTAGATCTAGAACAAATATAGATAATCTGATTACTCAGAATAGCATTTCAAAGCAAGCTCAGACACAAAAGACACAAGGATTTTTAATGTAAAGATTGCAAGGATTGTAGCCTGATATTACCTAAATCCCCACTAAAACCTTAAGCCACAGTTACAACCATTTCATACGCAAATCTCATTGGTGATTTGCAGAAACAGCTCCAGAACACATGGGTTTCCACTCAACTAAAACTTTGATCACTTGTTTCTTTCATTTAATTAGTCTAAGGAAACTATTTACATGCCTTAACTTAGAAAGACTCATTAAACATGTATAAAGCACAGGTCTGAAATACATTTGAAATATCCACCAtgaagatatttcacataattaCTCATTTCTATCTAGATGCCTATAAAAGCAATGCCTTGGCAGTTCAGTTTCCCATGCAGACACACTTTCACATTCCTATCAAATCCCTGTTTAAGCCCTCATCAGCATTTGTTGGACAGCTTCCAAATTGATCTTTGCCAGGAAGATATCAATAATAGTCTCCTAAAACCTCACATTCTTCCTTGTCTACAGATGTTACTATATCTACATCTGTAATTGAAGTATCCAAATCAATGAATTTCTATTGTTATACTGCACAAAAGGTTTCCCCTGCAAATCACCAAGAATGTGTCATTTTTAATTCCAATCAATGTATGTCTGACAGAGACTGGCAGTGACATCTTTTATTAGGTAATGTTAACCGGAAACTAGCTGTAACATCTTTTATTAAATTCAGTGTATTACGGTCTTTCTATTTGGGGATCTAGTAAAATCATTGCAACTGCAGATAGAACAGTTGATACTACATCTCCCAGTGATATGCTGTCCAAATTACCCAAAATCTCATCCCACTCCCAAGAAGAGGTACAAAAGCCCATTCTTAATTTGTATCATGCAATTCAGTTAGTTACTAAGacttcctcttcctcctcctcctttcttttcccttaaGATTGCTTTAATTTCAAAAAGCACTTGACACAAATTGTATAGTGTAGTTATTTTCACCACTCAAAGTCATTACTTCAATTAGTTTAAATTACAGCAATAAATTCCATGCATCAAATTTCTTAGATCTCCTCTCATCCTATTTTCTGATCATATTATTTAGACATTTTCAACCATCTAGAAAAGCATATGTGCTGATACATTTTTTTTAGGCCAAGTGGAGGGCAATCACTCATGGTTAGTCTGTGTATGAGAAATGCAGTTTATCTGAACTTTCATTTAGCCTACGAAATATTTTCATTAGTTTGCTTTAAAGCTCCATCTTTCATGATATCTCACCAGTCTCATCAGCT
This region of Coffea arabica cultivar ET-39 chromosome 3c, Coffea Arabica ET-39 HiFi, whole genome shotgun sequence genomic DNA includes:
- the LOC113737462 gene encoding ribonuclease J isoform X6 is translated as MAAISFSAVSLYPYAHKGSLSRAANPNPSRQCISCCGPSHSTSTIGSRGGSREPRKRSRGRAEGPRKSMEDSVQRKMEQFYEGSDGPPLRVLPIGGLGEIGMNCMLVGNFDRYILIDAGVMFPGYDELGVQKIIPDTTFIKKWSHKIEAVVITHGHEDHIGNSCFGCTHAYICIFLYNGVAFPVFVQLIKKRLKEFGIFIPSRLKIFKTKMRFVAGPFEVEPIRVTHSIPDCCGLVLRCADGTILHTGDWKIDETPLDGKVFDRGALEELSKEGVTLMMSDSTNVLSPGRTLSETVVADALLRRISAAKGRVITTQFASNIHRLGSVKAAADLTGRKLVFVGMALRTYLDAAWKDGKAPIDPSTLVKVEDIDAYSPKDLLIVTTGSQAEPRAALNLASYGSSHSLKLTQEDLILYSAKVIPGNETRVMKMLNRISEIGSAIVMGKNEYLHSSGHAHREELDEVLKIVKPQHFLPIHGELLFLKEHELLGKSTGIRHTVVIKNGEMLGVSHLRNRRVLSNGFTSLGKENLQLMYSDGDKAFGTSTELCIDERLRIASDGIIVISMEILRPQASNSLTEKTLKGKIKITTRCLWLDKGKLLDALHKAAHAALSSCPVSSPLVHMERTVSEVLRKVVRKYSSKRPEVIAIALENPAGVLADDINGKLSERSRVGLGISTLRKAVDGHQRKRRPNGAQEVDDSDSHAHLRSIMQQDLEDNEMDFDKLRSKDEANSVSTSSKAFSSNGAESDNFWKSFVQIPTNNVLEEGNTSLQLQKEHYENSEIDSGELDSGLPKSELKSSKSVKRNKWKPEEIKKLIRMRGELHNRFQVVKGRMALWEEISSNLLSGGISRSPGQCKSLWASLVQKYEVL
- the LOC113737462 gene encoding ribonuclease J isoform X2, whose product is MAAISFSAVSLYPYAHKGSLSRAANPNPSRQCISCCGPSHSTSTIGSRGGSREPRKRSRGRAEGPRKSMEDSVQRKMEQFYEGSDGPPLRVLPIGGLGEIGMNCMLVGNFDRYILIDAGVMFPGYDELGVQKIIPDTTFIKKWSHKIEAVVITHGHEDHIGALPWVIPALDARTPIFASSFTMELIKKRLKEFGIFIPSRLKIFKTKMRFVAGPFEVEPIRVTHSIPDCCGLVLRCADGTILHTGDWKIDETPLDGKVFDRGALEELSKEGVTLMMSDSTNVLSPGRTLSETVVADALLRRISAAKGRVITTQFASNIHRLGSVKAAADLTGRKLVFVGMALRTYLDAAWKDGKAPIDPSTLVKVEDIDAYSPKDLLIVTTGSQAEPRAALNLASYGSSHSLKLTQEDLILYSAKVIPGNETRVMKMLNRISEIGSAIVMGKNEYLHSSGHAHREELDEVLKIVKPQHFLPIHGELLFLKEHELLGKSTGIRHTVVIKNGEMLGVSHLRNRRVLSNGFTSLGKENLQLMYSDGDKAFGTSTELCIDERLRIASDGIIVISMEILRPQASNSLTEKTLKGKIKITTRCLWLDKGKLLDALHKAAHAALSSCPVSSPLVHMERTVSEVLRKVVRKYSSKRPEVIAIALENPAGVLADDINGKLSERSRVGLGISTLRKAVDGHQRKRRPNGAQEVDDSDSHAHLRSIMQQDLEDNEMDFDKLRSKDEANSVSTSSKAFSSNGAESDNFWKSFVQIPTNNVLEEGNTSLQLQKEHYENSEIDSGELDSGLPKSELKSSKSVKRNKWKPEEIKKLIRMRGELHNRFQVVKGRMALWEEISSNLLSGGISRSPGQCKSLWASLVQKYEESKIDSKSRQKWPYFDDMNKILSDIDVPLPK
- the LOC113737462 gene encoding ribonuclease J isoform X7; the protein is MVMKTTLVIPALDARTPIFASSFTMELIKKRLKEFGIFIPSRLKIFKTKMRFVAGPFEVEPIRVTHSIPDCCGLVLRCADGTILHTGDWKIDETPLDGKVFDRGALEELSKEGVTLMMSDSTNVLSPGRTLSETVVADALLRRISAAKGRVITTQFASNIHRLGSVKAAADLTGRKLVFVGMALRTYLDAAWKDGKAPIDPSTLVKVEDIDAYSPKDLLIVTTGSQAEPRAALNLASYGSSHSLKLTQEDLILYSAKVIPGNETRVMKMLNRISEIGSAIVMGKNEYLHSSGHAHREELDEVLKIVKPQHFLPIHGELLFLKEHELLGKSTGIRHTVVIKNGEMLGVSHLRNRRVLSNGFTSLGKENLQLMYSDGDKAFGTSTELCIDERLRIASDGIIVISMEILRPQASNSLTEKTLKGKIKITTRCLWLDKGKLLDALHKAAHAALSSCPVSSPLVHMERTVSEVLRKVVRKYSSKRPEVIAIALENPAGVLADDINGKLSERSRVGLGISTLRKAVDGHQRKRRPNGAQEVDDSDSHAHLRSIMQQDLEDNEMDFDKLRSKDEANSVSTSSKAFSSNGAESDNFWKSFVQIPTNNVLEEGNTSLQLQKEHYENSEIDSGELDSGLPKSELKSSKSVKRNKWKPEEIKKLIRMRGELHNRFQVVKGRMALWEEISSNLLSGGISRSPGQCKSLWASLVQKYEESKIDSKSRQKWPYFDDMNKILSDIDVPLPK
- the LOC113737462 gene encoding ribonuclease J isoform X4; its protein translation is MAAISFSAVSLYPYAHKGSLSRAANPNPSRQCISCCGPSHSTSTIGSRGGSREPRKRSRGRAEGPRKSMEDSVQRKMEQFYEGSDGPPLRVLPIGGLGEIGMNCMLVGNFDRYILIDAGVMFPGYDELGVQKIIPDTTFIKKWSHKIEAVVITHGHEDHIGNSCFGCTHAYICIFLYNGVAFPVFVQLIKKRLKEFGIFIPSRLKIFKTKMRFVAGPFEVEPIRVTHSIPDCCGLVLRCADGTILHTGDWKIDETPLDGKVFDRGALEELSKEGVTLMMSDSTNVLSPGRTLSETVVADALLRRISAAKGRVITTQFASNIHRLGSVKAAADLTGRKLVFVGMALRTYLDAAWKDGKAPIDPSTLVKVEDIDAYSPKDLLIVTTGSQAEPRAALNLASYGSSHSLKLTQEDLILYSAKVIPGNETRVMKMLNRISEIGSAIVMGKNEYLHSSGHAHREELDEVLKIVKPQHFLPIHGELLFLKEHELLGKSTGIRHTVVIKNGEMLGVSHLRNRRVLSNGFTSLGKENLQLMYSDGDKAFGTSTELCIDERLRIASDGIIVISMEILRPQASNSLTEKTLKGKIKITTRCLWLDKGKLLDALHKAAHAALSSCPVSSPLVHMERTVSEVLRKVVRKYSSKRPEVIAIALENPAGVLADDINGKLSERSRVGLGISTLRKAVDGHQRKRRPNGAQEVDDSDSHAHLRSIMQQDLEDNEMDFDKLRSKDEANSVSTSSKAFSSNGAESDNFWKSFVQIPTNNVLEEGNTSLQLQKEHYENSEIDSGELDSGLPKSELKSSKSVKRNKWKPEEIKKLIRMRGELHNRFQVVKGRMALWEEISSNLLSGGISRSPGQCKSLWASLVQKYEESKTDSKSRQKCPYFDDMNKIFVRH
- the LOC113737462 gene encoding ribonuclease J isoform X3, which codes for MAAISFSAVSLYPYAHKGSLSRAANPNPSRQCISCCGPSHSTSTIGSRGGSREPRKRSRGRAEGPRKSMEDSVQRKMEQFYEGSDGPPLRVLPIGGLGEIGMNCMLVGNFDRYILIDAGVMFPGYDELGVQKIIPDTTFIKKWSHKIEAVVITHGHEDHIGNSCFGCTHAYICIFLYNGVAFPVFVQLIKKRLKEFGIFIPSRLKIFKTKMRFVAGPFEVEPIRVTHSIPDCCGLVLRCADGTILHTGDWKIDETPLDGKVFDRGALEELSKEGVTLMMSDSTNVLSPGRTLSETVVADALLRRISAAKGRVITTQFASNIHRLGSVKAAADLTGRKLVFVGMALRTYLDAAWKDGKAPIDPSTLVKVEDIDAYSPKDLLIVTTGSQAEPRAALNLASYGSSHSLKLTQEDLILYSAKVIPGNETRVMKMLNRISEIGSAIVMGKNEYLHSSGHAHREELDEVLKIVKPQHFLPIHGELLFLKEHELLGKSTGIRHTVVIKNGEMLGVSHLRNRRVLSNGFTSLGKENLQLMYSDGDKAFGTSTELCIDERLRIASDGIIVISMEILRPQASNSLTEKTLKGKIKITTRCLWLDKGKLLDALHKAAHAALSSCPVSSPLVHMERTVSEVLRKVVRKYSSKRPEVIAIALENPAGVLADDINGKLSERSRVGLGISTLRKAVDGHQRKRRPNGAQEVDDSDSHAHLRSIMQQDLEDNEMDFDKLRSKDEANSVSTSSKAFSSNGAESDNFWKSFVQIPTNNVLEEGNTSLQLQKEHYENSEIDSGELDSGLPKSELKSSKSVKRNKWKPEEIKKLIRMRGELHNRFQVVKGRMALWEEISSNLLSGGISRSPGQCKSLWASLVQKYEESKTDSKSREMWPYFDDMNTIFVRH
- the LOC113737462 gene encoding ribonuclease J isoform X5; translation: MAAISFSAVSLYPYAHKGSLSRAANPNPSRQCISCCGPSHSTSTIGSRGGSREPRKRSRGRAEGPRKSMEDSVQRKMEQFYEGSDGPPLRVLPIGGLGEIGMNCMLVGNFDRYILIDAGVMFPGYDELGVQKIIPDTTFIKKWSHKIEAVVITHGHEDHIGNSCFGCTHAYICIFLYNGVAFPVFVQLIKKRLKEFGIFIPSRLKIFKTKMRFVAGPFEVEPIRVTHSIPDCCGLVLRCADGTILHTGDWKIDETPLDGKVFDRGALEELSKEGVTLMMSDSTNVLSPGRTLSETVVADALLRRISAAKGRVITTQFASNIHRLGSVKAAADLTGRKLVFVGMALRTYLDAAWKDGKAPIDPSTLVKVEDIDAYSPKDLLIVTTGSQAEPRAALNLASYGSSHSLKLTQEDLILYSAKVIPGNETRVMKMLNRISEIGSAIVMGKNEYLHSSGHAHREELDEVLKIVKPQHFLPIHGELLFLKEHELLGKSTGIRHTVVIKNGEMLGVSHLRNRRVLSNGFTSLGKENLQLMYSDGDKAFGTSTELCIDERLRIASDGIIVISMEILRPQASNSLTEKTLKGKIKITTRCLWLDKGKLLDALHKAAHAALSSCPVSSPLVHMERTVSEVLRKVVRKYSSKRPEVIAIALENPAGVLADDINGKLSERSRVGLGISTLRKAVDGHQRKRRPNGAQEVDDSDSHAHLRSIMQQDLEDNEMDFDKLRSKDEANSVSTSSKAFSSNGAESDNFWKSFVQIPTNNVLEEGNTSLQLQKEHYENSEIDSGELDSGLPKSELKSSKSVKRNKWKPEEIKKLIRMRGELHNRFQVVKGRMALWEEISSNLLSGGISRSPGQCKSLWASLVQKYEYWGFVNIIIHIGWK